A window of Pseudomonas mucidolens contains these coding sequences:
- the ligA gene encoding NAD-dependent DNA ligase LigA, translating to MTAAHTRILELRAELDQHNYRYHVLDEPSIPDAEYDRLFHELKALEAEHPDLVTRDSPTQRVGSVALSAFTQVRHEIPMLSLGNAFDETTLLEFDRRVTEGLDLPVGDLFGGGVAVEYSCEPKLDGLAVSLLYQDGELVRGATRGDGTTGEDISVNVRTVRNIPLKLHGTGWPATLEVRGEVFMSKAGFERLNATQLEAGGKTFANPRNAAAGSLRQLDSKITASRPLEFCCYGVTTDISDTHIGNLQQLKKWGLPISRELKLAKGVQDCLEYYRDIGERRNSLPYEIDGVVFKVNSIASQRELGFRAREPRWAIAHKFPAMEELTELLDVEFQVGRTGAVTPVARLKPVKVAGVIVSNATLHNMDEVARLGLMIGDTVIIRRAGDVIPQVVQVVIERRPEGARPVHIPESCPVCGSRVERTQLVKRSKGKETVSEGAVYRCVGRLACGAQLKQAIIHFVSRRAMDIEGLGDKTIEQLVDEKLIASPADLYKLKYEHIIDLEGFADISSKKLIAAIESSKKPTLARFIYALGIPDVGEETAKVLARSLASLERVQRALPEVLTYLPDVGLEVAHEIHGFFEDSHNQQVIGALLSVDECGLVLQEQGDLSAEFAASTTLGGLLDKLHVPSVGPGAAQKLADKFGSLEAVINADWLDMRQALAEKQAKAVRDFFDVEDNARRALAIEQQLKDFGMHWQSEKKIVEGLPEAGHTWVLTGSLELMSRDVAKEKLESLGAKVAGSVSAKTHCVVAGPGAGSKLAKASELGLKVLDEAAFVAFLAKHHLSV from the coding sequence ATGACCGCCGCCCACACCCGCATTCTTGAATTGCGTGCTGAACTGGATCAACACAACTACCGGTACCATGTCCTGGACGAGCCGAGCATCCCGGACGCCGAATATGACCGGTTGTTTCACGAACTCAAGGCGCTGGAAGCCGAGCACCCGGATCTGGTCACCCGCGACTCACCGACTCAGCGTGTGGGCAGTGTGGCGCTGTCGGCGTTCACTCAGGTACGGCATGAAATCCCGATGCTCAGCCTGGGCAACGCCTTTGATGAAACCACCCTGCTGGAATTCGATCGCCGGGTCACCGAAGGGCTGGATCTGCCGGTGGGTGATCTGTTTGGCGGCGGCGTGGCGGTTGAATACAGCTGCGAGCCCAAGCTCGATGGCCTGGCGGTCAGCCTGTTGTATCAGGACGGGGAGCTCGTACGCGGGGCCACCCGCGGCGACGGCACCACCGGCGAAGACATCAGTGTCAACGTACGCACGGTGCGTAATATCCCGCTCAAACTACACGGCACCGGTTGGCCCGCGACGCTGGAAGTGCGCGGCGAAGTGTTTATGTCCAAGGCCGGTTTCGAGCGGTTGAACGCCACGCAACTGGAAGCCGGCGGCAAGACCTTTGCCAATCCGCGCAATGCCGCCGCCGGCAGCTTGCGCCAGCTCGACTCGAAGATCACCGCCAGCCGCCCACTGGAATTCTGCTGCTATGGCGTGACCACCGATATCAGTGACACCCACATCGGCAACCTGCAGCAGCTCAAGAAATGGGGCCTGCCGATCAGCCGTGAGCTGAAGCTGGCCAAGGGGGTTCAGGATTGCCTGGAATACTACCGGGATATTGGCGAGCGGCGTAACAGCCTGCCGTATGAGATCGACGGTGTTGTATTCAAGGTCAACAGCATCGCTTCCCAGCGTGAACTGGGCTTCCGAGCTCGCGAGCCGCGCTGGGCGATTGCGCATAAATTCCCGGCCATGGAAGAGTTGACCGAGTTGCTGGACGTCGAGTTCCAGGTCGGGCGTACCGGCGCCGTGACGCCAGTGGCGCGCCTGAAACCGGTCAAGGTAGCCGGTGTGATCGTGTCCAACGCGACCTTGCACAACATGGATGAAGTGGCGCGGCTGGGCTTGATGATCGGCGATACGGTGATCATCCGCCGTGCCGGTGACGTGATCCCGCAGGTGGTACAGGTGGTCATCGAGCGTCGCCCGGAAGGTGCCCGGCCTGTGCACATTCCCGAAAGCTGTCCGGTCTGTGGTTCCCGCGTTGAGCGCACGCAACTGGTCAAGCGCAGCAAGGGCAAGGAAACCGTCAGCGAGGGCGCGGTGTACCGGTGTGTCGGGCGACTGGCCTGTGGTGCGCAGCTCAAGCAGGCGATTATCCATTTTGTGTCGCGACGGGCCATGGATATCGAGGGTCTGGGCGACAAGACCATTGAGCAACTGGTGGATGAAAAACTGATCGCCTCGCCGGCGGATCTCTACAAGCTCAAGTATGAGCACATTATCGATCTGGAAGGCTTTGCCGATATTTCCAGCAAGAAGCTGATCGCTGCCATCGAAAGCAGCAAGAAGCCGACCCTGGCGCGCTTTATCTACGCTCTGGGTATTCCCGATGTGGGCGAGGAAACCGCCAAGGTGCTGGCGCGCTCCCTGGCCTCCCTTGAGCGTGTGCAGCGGGCCTTGCCGGAAGTGCTGACGTACTTGCCGGATGTGGGTCTGGAAGTCGCGCACGAGATTCATGGCTTCTTTGAGGACAGCCATAACCAGCAGGTGATTGGCGCGCTGTTGTCCGTCGACGAGTGCGGGTTGGTCCTACAGGAGCAGGGCGACCTGAGTGCCGAGTTCGCCGCCAGTACCACCCTCGGCGGTTTGCTCGACAAGTTGCACGTGCCTTCCGTTGGGCCGGGGGCTGCGCAGAAACTGGCGGACAAATTCGGTTCCCTGGAGGCAGTGATCAACGCCGATTGGCTGGACATGCGCCAAGCCTTGGCAGAAAAGCAGGCCAAGGCCGTGCGTGACTTCTTTGACGTCGAAGACAATGCCCGCCGGGCGCTGGCCATCGAGCAGCAGCTCAAGGACTTTGGCATGCATTGGCAGAGCGAGAAAAAAATCGTGGAGGGCTTGCCCGAGGCGGGTCATACCTGGGTCCTCACCGGTTCCCTGGAATTGATGAGTCGTGACGTAGCCAAGGAAAAGCTCGAAAGCCTCGGTGCCAAGGTGGCGGGCTCGGTGTCTGCGAAAACCCATTGCGTCGTGGCTGGGCCTGGCGCCGGTTCGAAATTGGCGAAGGCCAGTGAGCTGGGCTTGAAGGTATTGGATGAGGCGGCATTTGTGGCTTTCCTGGCCAAACACCACCTCAGCGTCTGA
- the zipA gene encoding cell division protein ZipA yields MEIGLREWLILIGIIVIAGILFDGWRRMRGGKGKLKFRLDRNLSNLSDDDGAELLGPPRVLDTHKEPQLDEHDLPSMSAPLREAREPSSKRGKRSASEPSQGDLNLDLEDGPSFSSRDDDFPDEAPSKGAARETTKDQPAAEEVLVISVICRDESGFKGPALLQNILESGLRFGEMDIFHRHESMAGNGEVLFSMANAVKPGTFDLDDIDHFSTRAVSFFLGLPGPRHPKQAFDVMVAAARKLSQELNGELKDDQRSVLTAQTIEHYRQRIVEFERRALTQKR; encoded by the coding sequence ATGGAAATCGGTCTGCGCGAGTGGCTGATCCTCATCGGCATTATTGTGATTGCCGGTATTCTTTTTGATGGCTGGCGCCGTATGCGCGGCGGCAAAGGCAAGCTGAAATTCCGCCTGGATCGAAACTTGTCCAATCTGTCTGACGACGACGGTGCCGAGTTGCTTGGGCCGCCGCGTGTCCTGGATACCCATAAAGAGCCGCAATTGGACGAGCACGATCTGCCGTCGATGAGCGCGCCCTTGCGTGAAGCGCGCGAGCCCTCTTCCAAGCGCGGCAAGCGTAGCGCCAGCGAGCCCTCTCAGGGCGACCTGAATCTGGATCTGGAAGACGGCCCGAGCTTCAGCAGCCGTGACGACGATTTCCCGGACGAGGCGCCGTCCAAGGGTGCTGCACGCGAGACCACCAAGGATCAGCCGGCGGCTGAAGAAGTGCTGGTGATCAGCGTGATCTGCCGCGACGAGAGTGGTTTCAAGGGGCCGGCCTTGCTGCAGAACATTCTGGAAAGCGGCCTGCGTTTTGGTGAGATGGATATTTTTCACCGCCACGAAAGCATGGCTGGCAACGGTGAAGTCCTGTTCTCCATGGCCAATGCGGTGAAGCCGGGGACGTTTGACCTGGACGATATCGACCATTTCAGTACCCGCGCTGTGAGCTTCTTCCTTGGGTTGCCAGGACCGCGTCACCCGAAACAGGCGTTTGACGTGATGGTGGCTGCAGCGCGCAAGCTGTCCCAGGAACTGAACGGCGAGCTCAAGGATGACCAGCGCAGCGTGCTCACCGCCCAGACTATCGAACACTACCGTCAACGGATCGTAGAGTTCGAACGTCGCGCCCTGACACAGAAACGCTGA
- the smc gene encoding chromosome segregation protein SMC translates to MRLKCIKLAGFKSFVDPTTVNFPSNMAAVVGPNGCGKSNIIDAVRWVMGESSAKNLRGESMTDVIFNGSTSRKPVSQASIELVFDNSDGTLIGEYAAYAEISIRRKVTRDSQNSYFLNGTKCRRRDITDIFLGTGLGPRSYSIIEQGMISKLIEAKPEDLRNFIEEAAGISKYKERRRETENRIRRTHENLARLTDLREELERQLERLHRQAQAAEKYQEYKGEERQLKAQLSALRWQALNDQVGQREAIIGTQEISFEALVAEQRNADASIERLRDGHHDLSERFNLVQGRFYSVGGDIARVEQSIQHGQQRLRQLQDDLKEAERARLETESHLGHDRTLLLTLGEELDMLTPEQEITSAAAEEAAAALEEAETTMHGWQEQWDAFNLRSAEPRRQAEVQQSRIQQLETSMERLAERQRRLQEERVLLAADPEDAAILELSEQLAESEMTLEELEASEEQQVERLEQLRQALQHATQAQQQAQGDLQRLNGRLASLEALQQAALDPGTGTAQWLRDQQLAERPRLAEGLKVEAGWELAVETVLGADLQAVLVDDFGGFDLAGFAQGDLRLLSPAAEGARVPGSLLDKVETAIDLSPWLGQVRPVESLEQALALRGQLGAGESLISRDGYWVGRHFLRVRRASEAESGVLARGQEIVNLSAEREEREATLESLETQLQTLRATQRQQETGREHLRRLLQDEARQQGELKAQLSASKAKVEQLTLRRTRLDEEVAEMGEQRALEHEQVGEARLQLQDALDSMALDTEQRELLLAQRDSQRERLDRVRQEARQHKDHAHQLAVRLGSLRAQHDSTRQALERLEMQSERLTEKREQLSLNLEEGEAPLEELRLKLEELLDKRMSVDEELKTAQIALEDADRELRDAEKRRTQAEQQSQLIRGQLEQQRMEWQALTVRRKSLQDQLLEDGYDLHGVLNTLTAQASEKEAEEELERIAARIQRLGAINLAAIDEYQQQSERKRYLDAQDADLVEALDTLENVIRKIDKETRNRFKDTFDQINGGLQALFPKVFGGGSAYLELTGEDLLDTGVTIMARPPGKKNSTIHLLSGGEKALTALALVFAIFKLNPAPFCMLDEVDAPLDDANVGRYARLVKEMSQTVQFIYITHNKIAMEMADQLMGVTMHEPGCSRLVAVDVEEAMAMVDA, encoded by the coding sequence GTGCGGCTCAAGTGCATCAAGCTGGCGGGGTTCAAATCCTTCGTCGACCCGACCACGGTGAACTTCCCCAGTAACATGGCGGCAGTGGTAGGGCCCAATGGCTGTGGCAAGTCGAATATCATCGACGCCGTGCGCTGGGTGATGGGCGAGAGCTCCGCGAAAAACCTGCGTGGCGAGTCGATGACCGACGTCATCTTCAATGGCTCCACCAGCCGCAAGCCGGTGAGCCAGGCCAGCATCGAACTGGTGTTCGACAACTCCGACGGCACCCTGATCGGCGAGTACGCGGCCTATGCGGAAATTTCCATTCGCCGCAAAGTGACCCGCGACAGCCAGAACAGTTACTTCCTCAACGGCACCAAGTGCCGGCGCCGGGACATTACCGATATCTTTCTCGGCACCGGTTTGGGCCCGCGCAGCTACTCGATCATCGAGCAAGGCATGATCTCCAAGCTGATCGAGGCCAAGCCCGAGGACTTGCGCAATTTTATCGAAGAAGCGGCGGGCATCTCCAAATACAAGGAGCGCCGCCGTGAAACCGAGAACCGTATCCGCCGCACCCATGAAAACCTGGCGCGCCTGACCGACCTGCGTGAAGAGCTGGAGCGCCAGTTGGAACGCCTGCACCGCCAGGCCCAGGCGGCCGAGAAGTATCAGGAATATAAAGGCGAGGAGCGCCAGCTCAAGGCGCAACTGTCGGCGTTGCGCTGGCAAGCCTTGAACGATCAGGTGGGTCAGCGCGAAGCGATCATTGGCACCCAGGAAATCAGCTTCGAAGCCTTGGTCGCCGAGCAGCGCAACGCCGACGCCAGCATCGAGCGGCTCCGCGATGGTCATCATGATCTGTCCGAGCGCTTCAACCTGGTACAGGGGCGTTTTTATTCGGTGGGTGGCGATATCGCCCGCGTGGAACAGAGTATCCAGCATGGCCAGCAACGGTTACGGCAGTTGCAGGACGACCTGAAGGAAGCCGAACGCGCGCGGCTGGAAACCGAATCGCATCTGGGGCACGACCGTACGTTGCTGCTGACCCTGGGCGAAGAGCTGGACATGCTCACCCCCGAGCAGGAAATCACCAGTGCCGCTGCCGAAGAAGCCGCCGCAGCGCTCGAAGAAGCAGAAACCACCATGCACGGCTGGCAGGAGCAGTGGGATGCTTTCAACCTGCGTTCCGCCGAGCCCCGTCGCCAGGCCGAGGTGCAGCAGTCGCGCATCCAGCAGCTGGAAACCAGTATGGAGCGCCTGGCTGAGCGTCAGCGGCGGTTGCAGGAAGAACGCGTATTGCTTGCCGCCGACCCGGAAGACGCGGCGATCCTGGAATTGAGCGAGCAACTGGCCGAGAGCGAAATGACCCTCGAAGAGCTGGAAGCCAGCGAAGAACAACAAGTGGAACGCCTGGAGCAATTGCGCCAGGCGCTGCAGCACGCGACTCAGGCCCAGCAGCAGGCGCAAGGTGACTTGCAGCGGCTTAACGGGCGCCTGGCGTCCCTTGAAGCCTTGCAGCAAGCGGCCCTGGATCCGGGCACCGGCACCGCACAATGGCTACGCGATCAGCAGTTGGCCGAACGTCCGCGCCTGGCCGAGGGCTTGAAAGTCGAGGCCGGTTGGGAATTGGCGGTGGAAACCGTGCTGGGCGCCGACCTGCAAGCGGTGCTGGTGGATGATTTTGGCGGTTTCGACCTGGCCGGTTTTGCCCAAGGTGACTTGCGCTTGCTCAGCCCCGCCGCAGAGGGTGCGCGCGTGCCGGGCAGCTTGCTGGACAAGGTCGAGACGGCGATTGATCTGTCACCGTGGCTCGGCCAGGTCAGGCCGGTGGAATCCCTGGAGCAGGCGCTGGCCCTGCGCGGTCAGCTCGGCGCCGGGGAAAGCCTGATCAGCCGTGATGGCTATTGGGTCGGCCGGCACTTCCTGCGGGTGCGCCGGGCCAGCGAGGCCGAGAGCGGCGTGCTGGCCCGGGGTCAGGAAATCGTCAACCTGAGCGCCGAGCGCGAAGAGCGCGAAGCCACGCTTGAGTCCCTCGAAACCCAATTGCAGACCCTGCGTGCTACTCAGCGCCAACAAGAGACCGGTCGTGAACACTTGCGCCGCCTGTTGCAGGATGAAGCCCGTCAGCAAGGCGAATTGAAAGCCCAGCTCTCGGCGAGCAAGGCCAAGGTCGAGCAGTTGACCCTGCGCCGTACCCGTCTCGACGAAGAAGTGGCGGAGATGGGCGAGCAGCGGGCCTTGGAGCATGAGCAAGTCGGTGAAGCACGCCTGCAACTGCAGGATGCCCTCGACAGCATGGCCCTCGACACCGAGCAGCGTGAGCTGTTGCTGGCCCAGCGAGACAGCCAGCGTGAGCGTCTGGATCGCGTGCGCCAGGAAGCCCGTCAGCACAAGGATCATGCTCACCAGTTGGCGGTTCGCCTGGGCTCCCTGCGCGCGCAGCACGACTCCACGCGCCAGGCCCTTGAGCGCCTGGAGATGCAATCCGAGCGCTTGACGGAAAAGCGTGAGCAACTGAGCCTCAATCTGGAGGAGGGCGAAGCCCCGCTGGAAGAGTTGCGGCTCAAGCTTGAAGAGTTGCTCGACAAGCGCATGAGCGTCGACGAGGAACTCAAGACGGCGCAGATCGCCCTGGAAGATGCCGACCGTGAGCTGCGTGACGCGGAAAAGCGTCGGACCCAGGCCGAGCAGCAGTCGCAACTGATCCGCGGCCAGCTCGAACAGCAGCGCATGGAATGGCAAGCGTTGACGGTGCGACGCAAATCCTTGCAGGACCAACTGCTGGAAGACGGCTACGACCTGCACGGCGTGCTCAATACCCTGACTGCCCAGGCCAGCGAGAAAGAGGCCGAAGAAGAGCTTGAGCGGATTGCCGCGCGGATCCAGCGTCTGGGGGCGATCAACCTCGCGGCCATCGATGAATATCAGCAGCAGTCCGAGCGTAAACGTTATCTGGATGCGCAGGACGCCGATCTGGTGGAAGCCCTGGACACCCTGGAAAACGTGATTCGCAAGATCGACAAGGAAACCCGTAATCGTTTCAAAGATACCTTTGATCAGATTAATGGCGGTTTACAGGCGTTATTTCCAAAAGTTTTCGGTGGTGGCAGCGCTTACTTGGAACTGACGGGCGAAGATCTACTCGATACAGGGGTAACGATCATGGCGCGGCCTCCGGGCAAGAAGAACAGCACCATCCATTTGTTGTCCGGTGGCGAAAAGGCACTGACCGCATTGGCCCTGGTATTTGCCATCTTCAAGTTGAACCCGGCGCCGTTCTGCATGCTCGATGAAGTGGATGCGCCACTGGATGACGCTAACGTTGGACGTTATGCCCGACTGGTCAAAGAAATGTCCCAGACGGTGCAGTTCATCTACATCACCCATAACAAGATCGCCATGGAAATGGCTGATCAATTGATGGGGGTGACGATGCACGAGCCCGGGTGTTCGCGACTGGTGGCGGTGGATGTCGAGGAAGCGATGGCGATGGTGGACGCCTAG
- a CDS encoding GntR family transcriptional regulator: MTFKAPDSLAEQIAHHLAERIIRGDLKPGERIQEQKVTLALNVSRGSVREALLILERRHLIAILPRRGAHVTELTAHKVQSLCTLMSELYILLGNAVAEGWQTQVDMAPFVQIQQRLVSNFERQDIRAFVEECFSVMRAAYPFANNPYLQETVENLQPAMNRAYYLALDQRKTSMSEYLELFEQLLAAVLARDLPQIRLVLSAYCQRSASLVIAALADA, encoded by the coding sequence ATGACGTTCAAGGCGCCGGATAGTCTTGCCGAGCAAATCGCTCACCACCTCGCCGAACGTATCATTCGTGGCGATCTCAAGCCTGGGGAGCGGATCCAGGAGCAAAAGGTCACGCTGGCGCTGAATGTCAGTCGTGGTTCCGTGCGCGAAGCCTTGCTGATCCTCGAACGCCGGCACTTGATCGCCATCCTGCCGCGCCGTGGCGCGCACGTTACCGAACTCACCGCCCACAAGGTGCAGAGCCTGTGTACGTTGATGAGCGAGCTGTACATCCTGTTGGGCAACGCGGTTGCCGAAGGTTGGCAGACGCAGGTCGACATGGCGCCGTTCGTGCAGATCCAGCAACGCCTGGTGAGCAATTTCGAGCGTCAGGACATCCGCGCTTTCGTTGAAGAGTGCTTCAGCGTAATGCGTGCGGCCTATCCCTTTGCCAATAATCCGTACCTGCAGGAAACCGTCGAAAACCTGCAGCCGGCGATGAACCGTGCCTATTACCTGGCCCTGGATCAGCGCAAAACGTCCATGAGTGAATACCTGGAGCTGTTCGAGCAATTGCTCGCCGCCGTACTTGCGCGTGATTTGCCGCAGATTCGCCTGGTGCTGTCAGCCTATTGCCAGCGCAGCGCTTCGTTGGTTATCGCTGCCTTGGCGGATGCCTAA
- the xdhA gene encoding xanthine dehydrogenase small subunit, giving the protein MIQFLLNQELRSEHDLDPNLTVLNYLREHLGKSGTKEGCASGDCGACTVVVGELHTDEQGVEQIRYRSLNSCLTFVSSLHGKQLISVEDLKHQDRLHSVQQAMVECHGSQCGFCTPGFVMSLFALQKNSDAPDSAKAHEALAGNLCRCTGYRPILAAAEQACCNKPQDQFDSRQAETIARLKAIAPTQTGELNSGDKRCLVPLTVADLADLYDAYPQARLLAGGTDLALEVTQLHRVLPVMIYVGNIEEMKRIDSFDDRLEIGAATTLSDCYTALNHEYPDFGELLQRFASLQIRNQGTLGGNIGNASPIGDSPPLLIALGAQIVLCKGDTRRTLTLEDYFIDYRVTARQDSEFIEKIIVPKGVPLFRAYKVSKRLDDDISAVCAAFNLRLDNGVIADARVAFGGMAAIPKRAKHCETALIGAVWNAATVENACVALAEDFTPLSDFRASKEYRLLSAQNLLRKYFIELQTPHIETRVTAYV; this is encoded by the coding sequence GTGATCCAGTTTTTACTCAACCAGGAGCTCCGTAGCGAGCACGACCTGGACCCGAACCTGACGGTGCTCAACTACTTGCGTGAGCACTTGGGAAAATCCGGTACCAAGGAAGGCTGCGCCAGCGGTGACTGTGGCGCCTGCACCGTGGTGGTCGGCGAACTGCACACCGATGAGCAAGGCGTAGAGCAGATTCGCTATCGCAGTCTCAACTCATGCCTGACCTTTGTTTCGTCCCTGCACGGCAAACAACTGATCAGTGTTGAAGACCTCAAGCATCAGGACCGACTGCACAGCGTGCAACAGGCCATGGTCGAATGCCACGGCTCGCAATGCGGCTTCTGCACCCCTGGCTTTGTGATGTCGCTGTTTGCCCTGCAAAAAAACAGCGACGCGCCTGACAGTGCCAAGGCCCACGAAGCGCTGGCCGGCAATCTGTGTCGTTGCACCGGGTATCGCCCGATCCTTGCCGCCGCCGAACAGGCCTGTTGCAACAAGCCCCAGGACCAGTTCGACAGCCGCCAAGCCGAAACCATCGCCCGCCTCAAAGCCATCGCCCCGACGCAGACCGGCGAGTTGAACAGTGGCGACAAGCGCTGCCTGGTGCCATTGACCGTCGCCGACCTGGCCGATCTCTACGACGCCTATCCCCAAGCTCGCCTGCTGGCTGGCGGCACCGACCTGGCGCTGGAGGTCACGCAATTACACCGCGTACTGCCGGTGATGATCTACGTCGGCAATATCGAAGAGATGAAGCGCATCGACAGCTTTGACGATCGCCTGGAGATCGGCGCCGCCACCACGCTGTCCGATTGCTACACCGCGCTGAACCATGAATACCCGGACTTCGGTGAACTGCTGCAGCGCTTCGCCTCCCTGCAAATCCGCAACCAAGGCACCCTCGGCGGCAACATCGGCAACGCCTCGCCCATTGGCGACTCACCGCCGCTGCTGATCGCGCTGGGGGCACAGATCGTGCTGTGCAAGGGCGACACCCGCCGCACCCTGACGCTGGAAGACTACTTCATCGACTACCGCGTCACGGCCCGTCAGGACAGCGAATTCATCGAGAAGATCATCGTGCCCAAGGGCGTGCCGCTGTTTCGCGCATACAAGGTTTCCAAGCGCCTGGACGATGATATTTCCGCAGTCTGCGCAGCCTTCAACCTACGACTCGACAACGGTGTGATTGCTGATGCACGTGTCGCGTTCGGTGGCATGGCCGCCATTCCCAAGCGCGCCAAGCACTGCGAAACAGCGTTGATCGGCGCCGTGTGGAACGCCGCCACCGTGGAAAACGCCTGCGTCGCGCTGGCCGAGGATTTCACCCCACTGTCGGACTTCCGCGCCAGCAAGGAATACCGCCTGCTCAGCGCGCAAAACCTGCTGCGCAAATACTTCATCGAACTGCAAACGCCGCACATCGAGACTCGGGTGACCGCTTATGTCTAA